The following is a genomic window from Pseudomonas promysalinigenes.
ATTTGCAACAGTATGCAGGTCGACCGTGCAGTTTTTTTTAACAACGGGGGATGACCTGCGGCGTAAGCCGCACGGGGCGGACAAAATTGGGAAAGGCGCAATACTATAATTAAATGTCGCCTGAAACCAAGAGGGGAAACAGCAGCTCCATCTAAAGGATGTTGCAAGGGTTGTCGTAACCCTTTGGCCTGTGCTGTTTTTTATTTGCTACAGCAGTTTGTACACGGCTTGCTGGCGATTTGGCAAATGCCTGTCGCGAATCGTGCGCCTGATGTCGTGCGATTCATGTCTTGAAGTGCGATGGTCGGAGCAAGGGCCGCAGTGCATAGTCAGGGTTTGACGACTCCTCACTACAACAAGGCAGAGGCGGCCATGACCACAACCTTGCATCATCGTGCCTGTCACCTGTGTGAAGCGATCTGCGGGCTGAATATCGAGATCCGCCAGGGTGATGAAGGTCAGGCCCTGATCAGTTCGATCAAAGGCGACGCCGCCGACCCGTTCAGTCGCGGGCATATCTGCCCCAAGGCGGTAGCGCTTCAGGATATTCAGAATGATCCGGATCGCTTGCGCCAGCCCCACAGGCGGGTGGGCAACCAGTGGCTGCCGATCGGCTGGGACGAGGCATTCGCCCTGGCCGCCGACAGGCTGTGGGAAATCCAGCAGGCATACGGGCGCAACGCAGTGGCGGTGTATCAAGGCAACCCAAGTGTGCATAACTACGGGCTGATGACTCACAGCAACTACTTCCTCGGCCTGCTCAAGACCCGTAATCGGTTTTCCGCCACGTCGGTCGACCAGTTGCCGCAGCATCTGACCAGCCACCTGATGTATGGCCACGGCCTGCTGTTGCCCATACCGGATATCGACCATACCGATTTCATGCTGATCCTCGGTGGCAACCCGCTGGCATCCAACGGCAGCATCATGACCGTACCGGATGTCGAAAAGCGCCTGAAGGCCTTGCGTGGCCGCGGCGGTCGTCTGGTGGTGGTCGACCCCCGGCGCAGCGAAACTGCGGCTATTGCAGACCAGCATCTATTCATTCGGCCTGGCGGCGATGCTGCCTTGCTCTGTGGTCTGCTCAACACGCTGTTCGACGAGCAACTGACGCGTGGTTCGCATTTGCCAGTAAGCGGGTTGGATCAGGTACGTGAAGCGATCTTGCCATTCACGCCGGAGGCAATGAGTGCCCACTGTGGGATCGAGGCCACCGCGATCCGCCGCTTGGCTCGGGACTTCGCATCTGCCGACAAAGCGGTCTGCTATGGGCGCATGGGTGTTTCAACCCAAACTTTCGGCACGCTTTGCCATTGGCTGGTGCAGGTGATCAACCTGGTTACCGGCAACCTGGATCGTGAAGGCGGGGCGCTGTGTACCGAACCTGCGGTGGATCTTGTTTCGACGACCTCAGGTGGTCATTTCAACGCCTGGCAGAGCCGAGTGTCGGGCCTGCCCGAGTACGGGGGAGAATTACCGGTAGCGGCCCTGGCCGAGGAGATGCTGGTCGCAGGCGAAGGCCAGGTGCGGGCATTGGTGACGGTTGCTGGTAATCCGGTGCTGTCCACGCCCAACGGCAGGCAATTGGACGGGGCGTTGCAAGGGCTGGAGTTCATGCTCAGCATCGACCTCTACATCAACGAAACCACCCGCCATGCCGACCTGATCCTGCCTTCGACAACGGCGCTGGAAAACGATCACTACGACAGCACCTTCAACTTGCTGGCCGTACGCAATGTGACCCGCTTCAACCGCGCCATCCTGCCCAAGCCCGATGGTGCTTTGCATGACTGGGAAATTTTCGTCGGCCTTGCCCAGGCGTTCGCCAAACGTGCCGACGTGGAGCTCAAGCCCACCATCGCGCCGGCTCAGATGATCGATGTGGCGCTTCGCAGAGGGCGTTATGGTCAAGGCAGTGTCTGGAATCTTTCGCTGCAGGCCTTGGATGAGCATCCTCACGGCCTCGATCTTGGCCCGTTGCGCGCTAACTTGCAGGGGCGCCTGGCAACTGCCAGCAAAACCGTCGAAGCGGCGCCGCGGGTTGTGCTGGATGACTTGCAGCGCTTGGCCGGGCAGGCGCCTGGGGCGCCAGCCCAGTTGCTGTTGATAGGCCGTCGCCACGTACGCAGCAACAACTCATGGATGCATAACTATCATCGGCTGGTCAAAGGCAAGCCGCGTCATCAATTGCTGATGCATCCGCAGGACTTGCTGCAACGTGGACTGCACGATGGCCAGCGTGTGCGGGTTCGTTCACGTACCGGTTCTCTGGAGGTCGAGGTTCAGGCTTGTGAGGACATGATGCCCGGTGTTGTCAGCTTGCCCCATGGTTTTGGCCATGGGCGAACGGGCGTGCAGTTGCAGGTCGCCCAGGCTCAAGCAGGTGTCAGTGCCAACGACCTCACAGATGAGCACCTGCGCGATCAGGTTTCCGGTAATGCGGCCCTCAATGGCGTGCCGGTGGATGTAGAGGCGGCCTGAGCCACGGTAAGGCCGAGCATGCCGCTCGGCTTTCCGTTACAATGCGTCACCGTGCCGACGATCGCGTCGGAAAGTTCAGCCGAGGTGCTACATGGATATCATCGAAACGATCAAAGAGCAGATTGCCAACAACACCATTCTGCTTTACATGAAAGGCTCGCCGAATGCCCCCCAGTGTGGCTTTTCTGCGCGTGCCTCGCAGGCTGTGATGGGTTGCGGCGAGAAGTTCGCCTACGTCGACATCCTGCAGAACCCGGAAATCCGCGCCAACCTGCCAAAATACGCCAACTGGCCGACCTTCCCGCAGCTGTGGGTAGCCGGTGAGCTGGTTGGTGGTAGCGACATCATGCTGGAAATGTTCGAAAAGGGTGAGCTGCAGACCTTGATCAAAGACGCAGCCGCTAAAGCCAAGGCTTCTGAAGCCTGAGCTTGCGCCAGCCATAAAAAAACCCGCTGAATGCGGGTTTTTTTATGGCTGGCGAATTTTATGACTCTTCACCCATCTGCGACTGCAGGTAATTCTCGATGCCGATCTTGTCGATCAGGCCGAGCTGGGTTTCCAGCCAG
Proteins encoded in this region:
- the grxD gene encoding Grx4 family monothiol glutaredoxin encodes the protein MDIIETIKEQIANNTILLYMKGSPNAPQCGFSARASQAVMGCGEKFAYVDILQNPEIRANLPKYANWPTFPQLWVAGELVGGSDIMLEMFEKGELQTLIKDAAAKAKASEA
- a CDS encoding molybdopterin oxidoreductase family protein; the protein is MTTTLHHRACHLCEAICGLNIEIRQGDEGQALISSIKGDAADPFSRGHICPKAVALQDIQNDPDRLRQPHRRVGNQWLPIGWDEAFALAADRLWEIQQAYGRNAVAVYQGNPSVHNYGLMTHSNYFLGLLKTRNRFSATSVDQLPQHLTSHLMYGHGLLLPIPDIDHTDFMLILGGNPLASNGSIMTVPDVEKRLKALRGRGGRLVVVDPRRSETAAIADQHLFIRPGGDAALLCGLLNTLFDEQLTRGSHLPVSGLDQVREAILPFTPEAMSAHCGIEATAIRRLARDFASADKAVCYGRMGVSTQTFGTLCHWLVQVINLVTGNLDREGGALCTEPAVDLVSTTSGGHFNAWQSRVSGLPEYGGELPVAALAEEMLVAGEGQVRALVTVAGNPVLSTPNGRQLDGALQGLEFMLSIDLYINETTRHADLILPSTTALENDHYDSTFNLLAVRNVTRFNRAILPKPDGALHDWEIFVGLAQAFAKRADVELKPTIAPAQMIDVALRRGRYGQGSVWNLSLQALDEHPHGLDLGPLRANLQGRLATASKTVEAAPRVVLDDLQRLAGQAPGAPAQLLLIGRRHVRSNNSWMHNYHRLVKGKPRHQLLMHPQDLLQRGLHDGQRVRVRSRTGSLEVEVQACEDMMPGVVSLPHGFGHGRTGVQLQVAQAQAGVSANDLTDEHLRDQVSGNAALNGVPVDVEAA